A single region of the bacterium BMS3Abin14 genome encodes:
- the fbp gene encoding fructose-1,6-bisphosphatase class 1: MSDSMIGVNLTRHIAEKQKEYPQATGELTGILNQVAFAAKIVSREVNKAGLVEILGLTGEKNVQGEEVQKLDDFANSVFVNILGKSGHFCIMATEEETNAILIPDGYNSGQYSIAFDPLDGSSNIDVNVNIGTIFAIHRKVSGGDKGVVADLLQVGRKLVAAGYIVYGSSTILVISTGNGVHGFTLDPSVGEFLESHPFIRIPEKGDIYSINEGNSPYWSEGVRQYIGHIKEKDRATGRPHSARYIGSMVADMHRTLIKGGSFMYPADTKDPKKPNGKLRILYECAPMAFLVEHAGGAASTGTGPVLDVLPTGLHQRTPFYAGSVENIRDLERFIAKYDGRLEFFVQE; encoded by the coding sequence ATGTCCGACAGCATGATCGGTGTTAATCTGACCAGGCACATCGCTGAGAAACAGAAGGAGTATCCCCAGGCTACCGGGGAGTTGACCGGGATCCTCAACCAGGTTGCCTTTGCCGCCAAGATTGTTTCCAGAGAGGTCAACAAGGCGGGGTTAGTGGAGATTCTCGGCCTGACCGGGGAGAAGAACGTGCAGGGCGAGGAGGTTCAAAAGCTCGACGATTTTGCCAACTCCGTGTTCGTCAATATTCTGGGTAAGTCGGGTCATTTCTGCATTATGGCGACGGAGGAGGAAACCAATGCCATTCTCATCCCGGACGGTTATAACTCCGGGCAATACTCCATCGCATTCGATCCGCTGGATGGATCTTCCAATATCGACGTCAACGTCAATATCGGCACTATTTTTGCCATACATAGAAAGGTGAGCGGTGGCGACAAGGGGGTTGTGGCAGACCTTCTTCAGGTTGGGAGGAAACTTGTGGCCGCCGGTTACATTGTTTATGGCAGCAGCACCATACTGGTAATCAGCACCGGAAATGGTGTGCACGGGTTCACCCTGGATCCGTCTGTCGGGGAGTTCCTGGAGTCCCACCCGTTTATCAGGATTCCCGAAAAGGGGGATATCTACTCCATCAATGAGGGGAATTCCCCCTACTGGTCCGAGGGGGTAAGGCAATACATCGGTCACATCAAGGAAAAGGACAGGGCCACCGGGCGTCCACACAGCGCCAGATACATCGGGTCCATGGTGGCGGACATGCACAGAACCCTCATAAAGGGTGGCAGCTTCATGTATCCGGCCGACACCAAGGACCCGAAGAAGCCCAACGGCAAGCTCCGCATCCTTTATGAGTGTGCTCCCATGGCGTTTTTAGTGGAGCATGCCGGCGGGGCGGCCAGCACCGGCACGGGACCGGTGCTGGATGTGCTGCCTACCGGACTGCACCAGAGGACCCCCTTCTACGCGGGGTCCGTGGAAAATATCAGGGATCTGGAGAGGTTCATCGCAAAGTACGATGGGAGATTAGAGTTTTTTGTCCAGGAGTGA
- a CDS encoding rubrerythrin — MNPWEKCNEVRRGENGWEGQTADGPPIAGITCFDETRAPEECAALAWHLEENTRLLYLAMAGIPSEPEDGAIFLELAADEEHHREFLAEVYRRYSHSSSSIPAFPGQGRSLEGGMDLEEALQWIGKKQVADILELALSIEANAYDRYLKMLRKVKDESSRAIFRLIAGEERSHLKRLTSLLDKKL; from the coding sequence ATGAACCCATGGGAAAAGTGTAATGAAGTCAGGAGAGGGGAAAACGGATGGGAGGGGCAGACAGCAGACGGTCCACCCATCGCCGGCATTACCTGTTTTGACGAGACCCGGGCCCCTGAGGAATGCGCAGCCCTGGCATGGCATCTGGAGGAAAACACACGACTCCTTTATCTGGCAATGGCAGGCATCCCATCCGAACCTGAGGATGGGGCCATTTTCCTCGAGCTGGCCGCAGACGAGGAGCATCACAGGGAATTCCTTGCTGAAGTATACCGGAGATATTCCCATAGCTCCTCGTCAATCCCCGCATTTCCCGGGCAAGGCAGAAGCCTTGAAGGCGGGATGGATCTTGAGGAGGCCCTTCAATGGATCGGCAAAAAGCAGGTTGCCGACATCCTGGAGTTGGCGCTGTCCATTGAGGCCAATGCCTACGACCGCTATCTGAAGATGCTCAGAAAAGTGAAGGACGAATCATCCCGGGCGATTTTCCGCCTTATCGCCGGGGAAGAAAGATCTCACCTGAAACGCCTTACGTCACTCCTGGACAAAAAACTCTAA